In Daucus carota subsp. sativus chromosome 4, DH1 v3.0, whole genome shotgun sequence, one DNA window encodes the following:
- the LOC108215943 gene encoding 2,3-bisphosphoglycerate-independent phosphoglycerate mutase isoform X1 → MVVVWMPSLSFPRSVDHLFIHTYYIDMGSTWKLEDHPKLPKGKIVAMVVLDGWGEAKPNKYNCIATADTPTMDSLKNGAPDKWRLMRAHGTAVGLPTDDDMGNSEVGHNALGAGRIFAQGAKLCDLALESGKIFEGDGFKYIKESFASGTLHLIGLLSDGGVHSRLDQLQLLLKGAAQHGAKRIRIHVLTDGRDVSDGSSVGFVETIENDLTQLREKGVDAKIASGGGRMHVTMDRYENDWNVVKRGWEAQVLGEAPHKFKSALEAIKTLRAEPNANDQYLPPFVIVDENNKAVGPIVDGDAVVTFNYRADRMVMAAKAFEYENFDKFDRVRVPKIRYAGMLQYDGELKLPSHYLVSPPEIDRTSGEYLTHNGVRTYACSETVKFGHVTFFWNGNRSGYFNAEMEEYVEIQSDVGITFNVQPKMKALEIAEKARDAILSRKFHQVRVNLPNGDMVGHTGDIEATVVACKAADEAVKIILDAVEQVGGIYVVTADHGNAEDMVKRDKKGEPLLDKDGKVSILTSHTLEPVPVAIGGPGLSPGVKFRKDVPQGGLANVAATVMNLHGFVAPSDYETTLIEVVDN, encoded by the exons ATGGTAGTGGTGTGGATGCCAAGTCTTTCATTTCCTCGCTCTGTTGATCATCTTTTTATTC ATACATACTACATAGATATGGGTAGCACATGGAAATTGGAGGATCACCCCAAACTACCCAAGGGCAAGATCGTGGCTATGGTGGTTTTGGATGGATGGGGTGAAGCTAAACCTAATAAGTACAATTGTATCGCTACTGCCGACACTCCTACCATGGATTCCCTCAAAAAT GGTGCACCTGATAAATGGAGATTGATGAGGGCGCATGGGACTGCTGTGGGGCTTCCTACCGATGATGACATGGGTAACAGTGAGGTCGGTCATAATGCTCTTGGTGCTGGTCGCATTTTTGCTCAAGG TGCAAAGCTCTGCGACCTCGCACTCGAGTCTGGCAAGATTTTTGAAGGAGATGGCTTCAAGTACATTAAGGAATCTTTTGCAAGTGGCACATTGCACCTCATTGGACTGTTGAGTGATGGCGGCGTCCACTCCAGGCTTGACCAATTGCAG TTGTTGCTGAAAGGTGCTGCCCAGCATGGTGCTAAAAGAATCCGCATTCATGTTCTCACTGATGGCCGTGATGTCTCGGATGGTTCAAGTGTTGGCTTTGTTGAAACTATTGAGAATGATCTAACCCAGTTACGTGAGAAAGGCGTCGATGCAAAGATCGCCTCGGGTGGAGGTCGGATGCACGTTACAATGGATCGATATGAG AATGACTGGAATGTTGTAAAAAGAGGATGGGAGGCACAAGTTCTTGGTGAAGCACCACACAAATTTAAGAGTGCCCTTGAAGCTATCAAAACTTTAAGAGCAGAACCTAATGCTAATGATCAGTATCTACCTCCGTTTGTTATAGTAGATGAAAATAACAAGGCAGTCGGACCCATTGTTGATGGAGATGCTGTGGTGACTTTTAATTACAGAGCGGATCGTATGGTGATGGCTGCCAAGGCATTTGAATATGAGAACTTTGATAAATTTGATCGAGTTCGAGTTCCTAAAATTCGTTATGCTGGGATGCTTCAGTATGATGGAGAGCTTAAGCTGCCAAGTCACTACCTTGTTTCTCCTCCAGAGATAGATAGAACATCTGGCGAATACCTGACGCATAATGGTGTCCGTACATATGCTTGCAG TGAGACTGTTAAATTTGGTCATGTTACCTTCTTCTGGAATGGAAACCGCTCTGGATATTTCAATGCAGAGATGGAAGAATATGTTGAAATTCAAAGTGATGTTGGGATTACCTTCAATGTCCAACCCAAGATGAAGGCCTTGGAGATTGCCGAGAAGGCAAGGGATGCTATCCTTAGCCGTAAATTCCATCAG GTACGTGTTAACCTCCCAAATGGAGACATGGTGGGGCATACAGGTGACattgaagcaacagttgttgcTTGCAAAGCTGCTGACGAAGCGGTTAAG ATTATCCTTGATGCGGTTGAGCAAGTGGGTGGAATATATGTTGTGACTGCAGACCATGGAAATGCAGAGGACATGGTGAAGAGAGACAAGAAGGGGGAACCACTTCTTGATAAAGATGGAAAAGTTTCAATACTTACTTCTCACACTCTTGAACCA GTCCCTGTTGCAATTGGTGGTCCTGGACTGTCACCAGGTGTCAAATTCCGCAAGGATGTCCCTCAAGGCGGGCTTGCCAATGTGGCAGCAACAGTGATGAATTTACATGGTTTTGTGGCGCCCAGTGACTATGAGACGACCTTGATTGAGGTTGTTGACAATTAG
- the LOC108215943 gene encoding 2,3-bisphosphoglycerate-independent phosphoglycerate mutase isoform X2, which yields MGSTWKLEDHPKLPKGKIVAMVVLDGWGEAKPNKYNCIATADTPTMDSLKNGAPDKWRLMRAHGTAVGLPTDDDMGNSEVGHNALGAGRIFAQGAKLCDLALESGKIFEGDGFKYIKESFASGTLHLIGLLSDGGVHSRLDQLQLLLKGAAQHGAKRIRIHVLTDGRDVSDGSSVGFVETIENDLTQLREKGVDAKIASGGGRMHVTMDRYENDWNVVKRGWEAQVLGEAPHKFKSALEAIKTLRAEPNANDQYLPPFVIVDENNKAVGPIVDGDAVVTFNYRADRMVMAAKAFEYENFDKFDRVRVPKIRYAGMLQYDGELKLPSHYLVSPPEIDRTSGEYLTHNGVRTYACSETVKFGHVTFFWNGNRSGYFNAEMEEYVEIQSDVGITFNVQPKMKALEIAEKARDAILSRKFHQVRVNLPNGDMVGHTGDIEATVVACKAADEAVKIILDAVEQVGGIYVVTADHGNAEDMVKRDKKGEPLLDKDGKVSILTSHTLEPVPVAIGGPGLSPGVKFRKDVPQGGLANVAATVMNLHGFVAPSDYETTLIEVVDN from the exons ATGGGTAGCACATGGAAATTGGAGGATCACCCCAAACTACCCAAGGGCAAGATCGTGGCTATGGTGGTTTTGGATGGATGGGGTGAAGCTAAACCTAATAAGTACAATTGTATCGCTACTGCCGACACTCCTACCATGGATTCCCTCAAAAAT GGTGCACCTGATAAATGGAGATTGATGAGGGCGCATGGGACTGCTGTGGGGCTTCCTACCGATGATGACATGGGTAACAGTGAGGTCGGTCATAATGCTCTTGGTGCTGGTCGCATTTTTGCTCAAGG TGCAAAGCTCTGCGACCTCGCACTCGAGTCTGGCAAGATTTTTGAAGGAGATGGCTTCAAGTACATTAAGGAATCTTTTGCAAGTGGCACATTGCACCTCATTGGACTGTTGAGTGATGGCGGCGTCCACTCCAGGCTTGACCAATTGCAG TTGTTGCTGAAAGGTGCTGCCCAGCATGGTGCTAAAAGAATCCGCATTCATGTTCTCACTGATGGCCGTGATGTCTCGGATGGTTCAAGTGTTGGCTTTGTTGAAACTATTGAGAATGATCTAACCCAGTTACGTGAGAAAGGCGTCGATGCAAAGATCGCCTCGGGTGGAGGTCGGATGCACGTTACAATGGATCGATATGAG AATGACTGGAATGTTGTAAAAAGAGGATGGGAGGCACAAGTTCTTGGTGAAGCACCACACAAATTTAAGAGTGCCCTTGAAGCTATCAAAACTTTAAGAGCAGAACCTAATGCTAATGATCAGTATCTACCTCCGTTTGTTATAGTAGATGAAAATAACAAGGCAGTCGGACCCATTGTTGATGGAGATGCTGTGGTGACTTTTAATTACAGAGCGGATCGTATGGTGATGGCTGCCAAGGCATTTGAATATGAGAACTTTGATAAATTTGATCGAGTTCGAGTTCCTAAAATTCGTTATGCTGGGATGCTTCAGTATGATGGAGAGCTTAAGCTGCCAAGTCACTACCTTGTTTCTCCTCCAGAGATAGATAGAACATCTGGCGAATACCTGACGCATAATGGTGTCCGTACATATGCTTGCAG TGAGACTGTTAAATTTGGTCATGTTACCTTCTTCTGGAATGGAAACCGCTCTGGATATTTCAATGCAGAGATGGAAGAATATGTTGAAATTCAAAGTGATGTTGGGATTACCTTCAATGTCCAACCCAAGATGAAGGCCTTGGAGATTGCCGAGAAGGCAAGGGATGCTATCCTTAGCCGTAAATTCCATCAG GTACGTGTTAACCTCCCAAATGGAGACATGGTGGGGCATACAGGTGACattgaagcaacagttgttgcTTGCAAAGCTGCTGACGAAGCGGTTAAG ATTATCCTTGATGCGGTTGAGCAAGTGGGTGGAATATATGTTGTGACTGCAGACCATGGAAATGCAGAGGACATGGTGAAGAGAGACAAGAAGGGGGAACCACTTCTTGATAAAGATGGAAAAGTTTCAATACTTACTTCTCACACTCTTGAACCA GTCCCTGTTGCAATTGGTGGTCCTGGACTGTCACCAGGTGTCAAATTCCGCAAGGATGTCCCTCAAGGCGGGCTTGCCAATGTGGCAGCAACAGTGATGAATTTACATGGTTTTGTGGCGCCCAGTGACTATGAGACGACCTTGATTGAGGTTGTTGACAATTAG